One genomic region from Granulimonas faecalis encodes:
- a CDS encoding PTS sugar transporter subunit IIA, producing MGLFDRMFKGAGKAQKAPEGPRVLSPADGELVAIESVADPVFAEKTMGDGVAIVPVGGPLAAPVDGTLSALFPTGHAFGVEAGDLSVMVHGGIDTVDLEGVGFEVAAAQGDAVTAGQTVVTMDADAVRAAGYDPTVMVVVLEAPAGMTMRKRGPGPVKVGEPVIWFE from the coding sequence ATGGGACTGTTCGACCGCATGTTCAAGGGGGCCGGCAAGGCGCAGAAGGCGCCCGAGGGGCCCCGCGTCCTCTCGCCGGCCGACGGCGAGCTCGTGGCCATCGAGTCGGTGGCCGACCCGGTCTTCGCCGAGAAGACCATGGGCGACGGCGTGGCGATCGTGCCCGTGGGCGGCCCGCTCGCGGCGCCCGTGGACGGCACCCTCTCGGCGCTGTTCCCCACGGGGCACGCGTTCGGCGTGGAGGCCGGGGACCTCTCGGTCATGGTCCACGGCGGCATCGACACCGTGGACCTCGAGGGCGTGGGCTTTGAGGTCGCGGCCGCCCAGGGCGACGCCGTGACGGCCGGCCAGACCGTGGTGACCATGGACGCCGACGCCGTGCGCGCCGCCGGCTACGACCCCACCGTCATGGTGGTGGTCCTGGAGGCGCCCGCCGGCATGACCATGCGCAAGCGCGGGCCCGGCCCCGTGAAGGTTGGGGAGCCGGTGATCTGGTTCGAGTAG
- a CDS encoding flavin reductase family protein, translated as MVDPTVMFKHSYGLYIVSSKDEEGAAACLVNTVTQVTAEPIQVVVSVNKDNVTCGRIAASGHFAVTVLDESADMPFIGRFGFRSSADIDKFEGLSCATDEFGDVYTTDHCCGMCACAVRQTVDAGTHLVFLGEVVETRDLGDGTPMTYSYYHTTLKGKTPPKAASYVAE; from the coding sequence ATGGTGGATCCCACCGTCATGTTCAAACACTCCTACGGCCTGTACATCGTCTCGTCCAAGGACGAGGAGGGCGCCGCCGCCTGCCTCGTCAACACCGTCACGCAGGTCACGGCCGAGCCCATCCAGGTCGTCGTCTCGGTGAACAAGGACAACGTCACCTGCGGCCGCATCGCCGCCAGCGGGCACTTCGCCGTGACCGTCCTCGACGAGTCGGCCGACATGCCCTTCATCGGGCGCTTCGGCTTCCGCAGCTCCGCCGACATCGACAAGTTCGAGGGGCTTTCCTGCGCCACCGACGAGTTTGGCGACGTCTACACCACCGACCACTGCTGCGGCATGTGCGCCTGTGCCGTGCGCCAGACCGTGGACGCGGGGACGCACCTCGTGTTCCTCGGCGAGGTCGTCGAGACGCGCGACCTGGGTGACGGTACGCCCATGACCTACAGCTACTACCACACCACCCTCAAAGGCAAGACCCCGCCCAAGGCCGCCAGCTACGTGGCCGAGTAG
- a CDS encoding rubredoxin-like domain-containing protein, with translation MADEKKTYTFRCTVCGYEVTIDEPELPEDYVCPVCGVGPELFELVEED, from the coding sequence ATGGCTGATGAGAAGAAGACCTACACCTTCCGCTGCACCGTGTGCGGCTACGAGGTCACCATCGACGAGCCCGAGCTTCCCGAGGACTACGTCTGCCCTGTGTGCGGCGTGGGCCCCGAGCTCTTCGAGCTTGTCGAGGAGGACTAG
- a CDS encoding ABC transporter ATP-binding protein produces MDTTSPPTPAVSVENLVKRYGSFVAVDHLSLSIRPGEVFGLLGPNGSGKTTTIDCILQLLTYDKGRIELFGEPMTPTSYGLKRRVGVVPQNIAVFDELTVRENIDFFCGLYVTDRAERARRVDTAVDFCGLGEFASWRPRKLSGGLLRRLNIACGIAHRPDLAFFDEPTVAVDAQSRAQILSGIRSMNEAGTTVVYTSHYMEEVEELCSRVAILDHGRIIAQGTVDELKAQVKIGETVSVELANLPAGLLERIEALPGCREASYGDGTLQVRCANRPHNLLDVLGAVRDCHGTPGRVWSEPPTLNDVFLELTGRKLRD; encoded by the coding sequence ATGGACACAACCTCGCCGCCGACGCCCGCCGTGTCGGTGGAGAACCTCGTGAAGCGCTACGGCTCCTTCGTGGCCGTCGACCACCTCTCGCTCTCCATCCGGCCGGGGGAGGTCTTCGGGCTCCTCGGCCCCAACGGCAGCGGCAAGACCACTACCATCGACTGCATCCTGCAGCTGCTCACCTACGACAAGGGGCGGATCGAGCTCTTCGGCGAGCCCATGACCCCCACGAGCTACGGCCTCAAGCGCCGCGTGGGCGTGGTGCCCCAGAACATCGCCGTCTTCGACGAGCTCACGGTACGCGAGAACATCGACTTCTTCTGCGGCCTCTACGTGACGGACCGCGCCGAGCGCGCCCGCCGCGTGGACACCGCCGTGGACTTCTGCGGCCTCGGGGAGTTCGCCTCGTGGCGCCCCCGCAAGCTGTCGGGCGGCCTGCTGCGGCGCCTCAACATCGCCTGCGGCATCGCCCATCGGCCCGACCTCGCGTTCTTTGACGAGCCTACCGTGGCCGTGGACGCCCAGAGCCGCGCCCAGATCCTCTCGGGCATCCGCTCCATGAACGAGGCGGGCACCACCGTGGTCTACACCTCCCACTACATGGAGGAGGTCGAGGAGCTCTGCAGCCGCGTGGCGATCCTCGACCACGGGCGCATCATCGCCCAGGGCACCGTGGACGAGCTCAAGGCCCAGGTCAAGATCGGCGAGACCGTCTCCGTCGAGCTCGCGAACCTGCCTGCGGGGCTCCTGGAACGCATCGAGGCGCTGCCCGGGTGCCGCGAGGCCTCCTATGGCGACGGCACCCTGCAGGTGCGCTGCGCCAACAGGCCCCACAACCTCCTCGACGTCCTCGGCGCCGTGCGCGACTGCCACGGCACGCCGGGCCGCGTATGGAGCGAGCCACCCACGCTGAACGACGTGTTCCTCGAGCTCACCGGCCGCAAGCTCAGGGATTAG
- a CDS encoding DUF6485 family protein, with protein MDQLSPFCTCTDQVCPYHPSNHDRGCAPCIAKNLAEHEIPSCLWNLVDTAKGQPSYSIRAFAELVVEKDLR; from the coding sequence ATGGACCAGCTCTCCCCCTTCTGCACCTGCACCGACCAGGTCTGCCCTTATCACCCGTCAAACCACGACCGGGGCTGTGCTCCCTGCATCGCCAAGAACCTTGCCGAGCACGAGATTCCCAGCTGTCTGTGGAACCTTGTCGACACCGCCAAGGGCCAGCCGTCCTACTCCATCCGGGCCTTCGCCGAGCTCGTGGTGGAGAAGGACCTCCGCTGA
- a CDS encoding helix-turn-helix transcriptional regulator — MPVDRTMNHAVALTLGIAAQLLSPALEPYAPAFLAALCLACLLDLARPRWRDAVTAAALALLALWGPFAAFGPLVAALAASSRRRWVRLAWLAPAAVSLAPMGPTAAAGLALLEAVAFTLAVRSEASAAERVALTALRDGLRERVIALGEENTALADEAARPVAAPAAEAALEGLTDRERSVLALVAEGLDNREVAGRLYLSEGTVRNHVSAILRKKELRNRAQLVSLYYRGPVVAP; from the coding sequence ATGCCCGTCGACAGGACCATGAACCACGCCGTCGCGCTGACGCTCGGCATCGCCGCGCAGCTCCTCTCCCCCGCCCTGGAGCCCTACGCGCCCGCCTTCCTGGCCGCCCTCTGCCTCGCCTGCCTCCTCGACCTCGCCCGGCCCCGCTGGCGCGACGCCGTGACGGCCGCGGCCCTCGCGCTCCTCGCCCTCTGGGGGCCCTTCGCGGCCTTCGGCCCCCTCGTCGCGGCCCTCGCCGCCTCGAGCCGCCGCCGATGGGTGCGCCTGGCGTGGCTGGCACCCGCCGCGGTGTCGCTCGCCCCCATGGGGCCCACGGCGGCCGCCGGGCTCGCCCTGCTGGAGGCCGTGGCCTTCACCCTCGCGGTGCGCAGCGAGGCCTCGGCCGCCGAGCGCGTCGCCCTCACGGCCCTGCGCGACGGCCTCCGGGAGCGCGTGATCGCCCTCGGCGAGGAGAACACCGCCCTGGCCGACGAGGCCGCCCGCCCCGTCGCGGCCCCCGCCGCCGAGGCCGCGCTCGAAGGCCTCACGGACCGCGAGCGGTCGGTCCTGGCGCTCGTGGCCGAGGGCCTCGACAACCGGGAGGTCGCCGGCCGCCTGTACCTCTCCGAGGGCACGGTGCGCAACCATGTGAGCGCGATACTGCGCAAGAAGGAGCTCCGCAACCGGGCCCAGCTCGTCTCGCTCTACTATCGCGGACCCGTCGTCGCCCCCTGA
- a CDS encoding DEAD/DEAH box helicase, translating into MSETQSSTFAELGLGAKVLAAVKSLGYESPSPVQEQAIPAVLAGKDVLAAAQTGTGKTAAFLLPVLNDLPHHGKAKGPLCLIVTPTRELAIQIEDVCQTICKKTGHRSVTVVGGVSYGPQRGKLARGCDVLVATPGRLMDLMGTGDCDLSEVTTLVIDEADRMLDMGFLPTVRKIVAACRNRRQTLLFSATLDEAAVGEITDLVHDPAVIEIARRGTAAQTIDQFLLPVSPEVKNKLLAKVLEREGHSRVIVFCRTKHRADAACRRLRKAGIAAAPIHGDRNQNQRERALRDFRKGSIEVLVATDVLARGIDVPDVDYVVNFDVPGDPEDYVHRIGRTGRAGEFGWALTFVTPDDVDDMLATEALMGRTVPAFERTKGLDLGTTPPELDPDRVPAKVRNLPASGKHRKSRTKAAAAKAVARQAKRDKGPRPSHGKPKAKAGERETGKKTKDATAKSPTAPGERGNRSSNAKRQGASTKGRGSQGRGDSSRGNGRPGSRKRSGSSQRESGSGQGWQSYNGPRPSKPARKKGRRPGDLGGKTRSKSGRR; encoded by the coding sequence TTGTCTGAAACCCAATCCAGCACCTTCGCCGAGCTCGGCCTCGGCGCCAAGGTCCTTGCCGCCGTGAAGTCCCTGGGCTACGAGAGCCCCTCCCCCGTGCAGGAACAGGCCATCCCCGCCGTGCTCGCCGGGAAGGACGTGCTCGCCGCCGCCCAGACCGGCACCGGCAAGACCGCGGCCTTCCTGCTGCCCGTGCTCAACGACCTCCCGCACCACGGCAAGGCCAAGGGGCCGCTCTGCCTCATCGTCACCCCCACCCGCGAGCTGGCGATCCAGATCGAGGACGTGTGCCAGACGATCTGCAAGAAGACCGGCCACCGCTCCGTCACCGTGGTGGGCGGCGTCTCCTACGGGCCGCAGCGGGGCAAACTCGCCCGCGGCTGCGACGTGCTCGTGGCCACCCCGGGGCGCCTCATGGACCTCATGGGCACGGGCGACTGCGACCTGTCCGAGGTGACCACCCTCGTCATCGACGAGGCCGACCGCATGCTCGACATGGGCTTCCTGCCCACCGTGCGCAAGATCGTGGCCGCCTGCAGGAACCGCCGCCAGACGCTGCTCTTCTCGGCCACCCTCGACGAGGCCGCCGTGGGCGAGATCACCGACCTCGTCCACGACCCCGCCGTCATCGAGATCGCACGGCGCGGCACGGCGGCCCAGACCATCGACCAGTTTCTGCTGCCGGTGTCGCCCGAGGTCAAGAACAAGCTCCTGGCCAAGGTGCTCGAGCGCGAGGGCCACAGCCGCGTCATCGTGTTCTGCCGCACCAAGCACCGCGCCGACGCCGCCTGCCGACGCTTGCGCAAGGCCGGCATCGCCGCGGCGCCCATCCACGGCGACCGCAACCAGAACCAGCGCGAGCGGGCGCTCCGCGACTTCCGCAAGGGTTCCATCGAGGTGCTCGTGGCCACCGACGTGCTGGCCCGCGGCATCGACGTGCCCGACGTGGACTATGTGGTGAACTTCGACGTGCCCGGCGACCCCGAGGACTACGTCCACCGCATCGGCCGCACCGGCCGCGCCGGGGAGTTTGGCTGGGCCCTCACCTTCGTGACGCCCGACGACGTGGACGACATGCTGGCCACCGAGGCCCTCATGGGCCGCACCGTGCCCGCCTTCGAGCGCACCAAGGGCCTGGACCTGGGCACCACGCCGCCCGAGCTGGACCCCGACCGCGTGCCGGCCAAGGTGAGGAACCTGCCCGCCTCCGGCAAGCACCGCAAGAGCCGCACGAAGGCCGCCGCCGCAAAGGCCGTGGCGCGCCAGGCCAAGCGCGACAAGGGCCCCCGGCCCTCCCACGGCAAGCCCAAGGCAAAGGCCGGCGAGCGCGAAACCGGCAAGAAGACCAAAGACGCCACGGCCAAGAGCCCTACGGCCCCTGGCGAGAGGGGCAACCGCAGCAGCAACGCCAAGCGCCAGGGAGCTTCGACCAAGGGCCGTGGCAGCCAGGGCCGCGGCGACAGCAGCCGCGGCAACGGGCGCCCCGGCTCTCGCAAGCGCAGCGGATCATCTCAGCGCGAGAGCGGATCCGGCCAAGGCTGGCAGAGCTACAACGGCCCGCGCCCCTCTAAACCCGCCCGCAAGAAGGGTCGCCGCCCCGGCGATCTGGGCGGAAAGACCCGCTCCAAGAGCGGGCGTCGCTAG
- the smpB gene encoding SsrA-binding protein SmpB: MASPAKGGKKKGPFIKVLAKNRTARHEYFIDETFEAGIVLTGSEVKSLRERSAQITDAFVLVRGGEAWLHGMHIQPYSHTGAWGQDPDRKRKLLLHRRQIDYLAGKLKVKGVALVPLELYFDEHNRVKLRIGLARGKKLYDKRADMAKRDSDREIARALKERNRRI, encoded by the coding sequence ATGGCCTCTCCCGCCAAGGGCGGAAAGAAGAAGGGCCCCTTCATCAAGGTCCTCGCCAAGAACCGCACCGCCCGCCACGAGTACTTCATCGACGAGACGTTCGAGGCCGGCATCGTCCTCACCGGCAGCGAGGTCAAGAGCCTCCGCGAGCGCTCCGCCCAGATCACGGACGCCTTCGTGCTCGTCCGCGGAGGCGAGGCGTGGCTCCACGGCATGCACATCCAGCCCTACAGCCACACCGGCGCCTGGGGGCAGGACCCCGACCGCAAGCGCAAGCTCCTGCTGCATCGCCGCCAGATCGACTACCTGGCCGGCAAGCTCAAGGTCAAGGGCGTGGCCCTCGTGCCCCTCGAGCTCTACTTCGACGAGCACAACCGCGTGAAGCTCCGGATCGGTCTCGCGCGGGGTAAGAAGCTCTACGACAAGCGCGCCGACATGGCCAAGCGCGACTCCGACCGAGAGATCGCCCGGGCACTCAAGGAGCGCAACCGACGTATATGA
- a CDS encoding ABC transporter permease yields MLKNWWLALLTLVRDRSFLVWCLGLPLGLATIFVFMFQPLERLTVLEELPVAAVRPADGPEGEAFRDFVDALSTGDGAPAAFSVSWYGSEQDAHRAAEKATAKGSAMGGAGDGRAPIAVVSLDGADVSVDLAPTSDSTVELEQSVVVSVFDGWAARMAAARAVAERDPVALASEAVAAALSGGGHVDKVSLTETAPKETTAFYFALLGFAALMSAQSGLMAALTLVPGATGCASRITVGGRPRSRQLLCWLSASWATSFAGLAVCLAYICVAASIDFGARLPLVVLALALASLMATGLGGLVAVTGPRDAGVKDGILTAVTCVGALFAGLYGEPVMEMANSLAREVPASAWVNPVRQVMDSLSSLVYYDSLAPYWFHLGLVAAFGVVCCAVAVVRLRRLRRESL; encoded by the coding sequence ATGCTCAAGAACTGGTGGCTCGCCCTGCTCACCCTGGTGCGCGACAGGAGCTTCCTCGTCTGGTGCCTGGGCCTCCCGCTGGGCCTCGCCACGATCTTCGTCTTCATGTTCCAGCCCCTGGAGCGGCTCACCGTCCTGGAGGAGCTCCCCGTGGCGGCCGTGCGCCCCGCGGACGGCCCCGAGGGCGAGGCGTTCCGGGACTTCGTGGACGCCCTCTCCACGGGCGACGGCGCCCCGGCGGCCTTCTCGGTCTCCTGGTACGGCTCCGAGCAGGACGCCCACCGCGCCGCGGAGAAGGCCACTGCGAAGGGCTCCGCCATGGGGGGCGCGGGCGACGGGAGGGCGCCCATAGCCGTGGTGTCGCTCGACGGCGCCGACGTCTCCGTGGACCTCGCGCCCACCTCCGACTCCACCGTGGAGCTCGAGCAGTCCGTGGTGGTCTCGGTCTTCGACGGTTGGGCCGCCCGTATGGCCGCCGCGAGGGCCGTGGCCGAGAGGGACCCGGTGGCCCTCGCCTCGGAGGCCGTCGCGGCCGCGCTCTCGGGCGGCGGCCACGTGGACAAGGTCTCGCTCACCGAGACCGCGCCCAAGGAGACCACCGCCTTCTACTTCGCCCTCCTCGGCTTCGCCGCGCTCATGAGCGCCCAGAGCGGCCTCATGGCGGCGCTGACCCTCGTCCCCGGCGCCACGGGGTGCGCCTCGCGCATCACCGTGGGCGGCAGGCCCCGGTCCCGGCAGCTCCTCTGCTGGCTCTCGGCCTCCTGGGCCACCTCGTTCGCGGGCCTGGCGGTGTGCCTCGCCTACATCTGCGTCGCCGCCTCCATCGACTTCGGGGCGCGGCTTCCCCTCGTGGTACTGGCCCTCGCCCTGGCCTCGCTCATGGCCACGGGGCTCGGCGGCCTCGTGGCGGTGACGGGGCCACGGGACGCCGGTGTCAAGGACGGTATCCTCACGGCCGTCACGTGCGTGGGCGCCCTGTTCGCCGGCCTCTACGGCGAGCCCGTCATGGAGATGGCCAACTCCCTTGCCCGCGAGGTCCCGGCGTCCGCCTGGGTGAACCCCGTGCGCCAGGTCATGGACTCGCTCTCCTCCCTCGTCTACTACGACAGCCTCGCCCCCTACTGGTTCCACCTGGGCCTCGTGGCCGCATTCGGGGTCGTGTGCTGCGCCGTTGCCGTCGTCCGCCTAAGGAGGCTGCGCCGTGAGAGTCTTTAG
- the pfkB gene encoding 1-phosphofructokinase, which produces MIYTVTLNPALDKTIYVDGFAVDEVNRVRSLREDPGGKGINVTKVVDALGGSSRALALLGGSVGRRIQDMLAAASIDCWAFEVPGETRTNTKVVDEELHTNTDINEPGPTVTAADLSAMLDALVDIVGEGDIVVLSGSLPAGAPADTYRTWVGACRDAGARVFLDASGGAFELGLEAKPYLVKPNEVELGAMLGRDLDTDEKVVEAARELVAGGIERVVVSRGGDGAVFVDADGATVVCSPKVKVASTVGCGDSVVAALALGCDRGMDTRDVMVLAMATGSANAMQSGTQPAPLDLVESLKGDVSFA; this is translated from the coding sequence ATGATCTACACCGTCACGCTCAACCCGGCCCTCGACAAGACCATCTACGTGGACGGGTTCGCCGTCGACGAGGTCAACCGCGTGCGGTCCCTGCGCGAGGACCCGGGCGGCAAGGGCATCAACGTCACCAAGGTGGTGGACGCCCTCGGCGGGTCGTCCCGCGCCCTGGCCCTGCTCGGCGGGTCGGTGGGCCGCCGCATCCAGGACATGCTCGCCGCCGCCTCCATCGACTGCTGGGCCTTCGAGGTCCCGGGCGAGACCCGCACCAACACCAAGGTGGTGGACGAGGAGCTGCACACCAACACCGACATCAACGAGCCCGGCCCCACCGTCACCGCCGCCGACCTCTCCGCCATGCTCGACGCCCTCGTGGACATCGTGGGGGAGGGCGACATCGTGGTGCTCTCCGGCAGCCTGCCCGCCGGCGCCCCGGCCGACACGTACCGCACCTGGGTGGGGGCCTGCCGCGACGCCGGCGCCCGCGTGTTCCTCGACGCCTCCGGCGGCGCCTTCGAGCTGGGCCTCGAGGCCAAGCCGTACCTGGTGAAGCCCAACGAGGTGGAGCTGGGCGCCATGCTCGGCCGCGACCTCGACACCGACGAGAAGGTCGTGGAGGCCGCGCGGGAGCTCGTGGCAGGCGGCATCGAGCGCGTGGTGGTCTCCCGCGGTGGCGACGGCGCGGTCTTCGTGGACGCCGACGGCGCCACCGTGGTGTGCTCGCCCAAGGTCAAGGTGGCCTCCACCGTGGGCTGCGGCGACTCCGTGGTGGCGGCGCTGGCGCTGGGCTGCGACCGCGGCATGGACACCCGTGACGTCATGGTGCTCGCCATGGCCACCGGCTCCGCCAACGCCATGCAGTCCGGCACCCAGCCGGCGCCGCTGGACCTCGTGGAATCGCTCAAGGGCGACGTGAGCTTCGCCTAG
- a CDS encoding tetratricopeptide repeat protein: protein MDLSQMTADLVQAEMLLAAGQAEQAEPMLAAMAADAEEYVDRNCHTTDEVQWFSFPTVFDRLAYRRVERDPRRLEQVGEPLDRLYGDLAFAQVNLGDYDRAAEALKQAVRWNPMGCGYRLDLAELYRIKGDIDEWLALTFSVFARASEAQHLVRAYCNFARHFEETGRPRTAAACLKSAQNLSEDDAALGKMVDAARGTDGDPDALTRREAAELVEAEGLPDGANAEIAVCLLMCATDAADAGDRNLAASLTLRARDLVGTEACALLIDVIRSTDDGEGGK, encoded by the coding sequence ATGGACCTCAGCCAGATGACGGCCGACCTCGTGCAGGCCGAGATGCTGCTTGCGGCCGGCCAGGCCGAGCAGGCGGAGCCCATGCTCGCCGCCATGGCGGCCGACGCCGAGGAGTACGTCGACCGCAACTGCCACACCACCGACGAGGTGCAGTGGTTCAGCTTCCCCACGGTCTTCGACCGACTCGCCTACCGGCGCGTGGAGCGCGACCCGCGGCGCCTCGAGCAGGTGGGGGAGCCCCTGGACCGCCTCTACGGCGACCTCGCCTTCGCCCAGGTGAACCTCGGCGACTACGACCGCGCCGCCGAGGCACTCAAGCAGGCCGTGCGCTGGAACCCCATGGGCTGCGGCTACCGCCTCGACCTTGCCGAGCTCTACCGCATCAAGGGCGACATCGACGAGTGGCTGGCCCTCACCTTCTCGGTGTTCGCCCGCGCCAGCGAGGCCCAGCACCTCGTGCGCGCCTACTGCAACTTCGCCCGGCACTTCGAGGAGACGGGGCGCCCCCGCACGGCGGCCGCCTGCCTCAAGAGCGCCCAGAACCTCTCTGAGGACGATGCCGCCCTTGGGAAGATGGTGGACGCCGCCCGCGGCACCGACGGCGACCCCGATGCCCTGACCCGCCGGGAGGCGGCCGAGCTGGTCGAGGCCGAGGGGCTGCCCGACGGCGCCAACGCCGAGATCGCCGTCTGCCTGCTCATGTGCGCCACCGACGCCGCGGACGCCGGCGACCGCAACCTCGCGGCGTCGCTCACCCTCCGTGCCCGCGACCTTGTGGGCACCGAGGCCTGCGCGCTGCTCATCGACGTCATCCGCTCCACGGACGACGGGGAAGGGGGAAAGTGA
- a CDS encoding GntR family transcriptional regulator: MPKAIYRQIYSTLKDEVVSGRLPYQSFIPSEHALTERFDCSRSSVRRALSQLAAEGYVQPMQGKGVRVIYNPLHESPREREDSGLETYQELGARRGFVPETRTVVLEEVTADEELARLTGFSRSSGLTHILRVRYADGVAVGTDESFYLSSSVPGLTPAIVDRSVYRYLEEDLGIRIVTSKRAVTVERTNAVDEALLDLGGLNAIAVMRCNAYDGTGIMIEYTETRQVPGFFELCFTSQRNRPARATDQTG; this comes from the coding sequence GTGCCCAAGGCCATCTACCGACAGATCTACTCCACCCTCAAAGACGAGGTCGTGAGCGGCCGCCTCCCCTACCAGTCGTTCATACCGTCCGAGCACGCGCTCACGGAGCGGTTCGACTGCTCACGGAGCTCGGTGCGCCGGGCCCTGTCCCAGCTGGCGGCCGAGGGGTACGTGCAGCCCATGCAGGGCAAGGGCGTGCGCGTGATCTACAACCCGCTGCACGAGAGCCCCCGGGAGCGCGAGGACAGCGGCCTCGAGACCTACCAGGAGCTGGGCGCACGCCGGGGCTTCGTCCCCGAGACGCGCACCGTCGTGCTCGAGGAGGTGACCGCGGACGAGGAGCTCGCACGCCTCACGGGCTTCTCCCGGTCGAGCGGGCTCACGCACATCCTGCGCGTGCGCTACGCCGACGGGGTGGCCGTGGGCACCGACGAGAGCTTCTACCTCTCGTCCAGCGTGCCCGGGCTCACCCCCGCCATCGTCGACCGGTCGGTCTACCGCTACCTGGAGGAGGACCTGGGTATCCGGATCGTCACCAGCAAGCGCGCGGTGACCGTCGAGCGCACCAACGCCGTCGACGAGGCGCTCCTCGACCTCGGGGGTCTCAACGCCATAGCCGTCATGCGCTGCAACGCCTACGACGGCACCGGCATCATGATCGAGTACACGGAGACCCGACAGGTGCCCGGCTTCTTTGAGCTCTGCTTCACGTCACAGCGCAACCGGCCCGCCCGCGCGACGGACCAGACCGGCTGA
- a CDS encoding ABC transporter permease, which yields MRVFRYALTMAVRKPLFFLIYAVGLSFMGVAMALAVASSQPADTAAAVARPQVDWAVVDRDGSELSRGLVEGLAGLGTREDVADNRLAMEEAVAQGQVDCLFIVPPGFGDDFLAAARAGRETPSVEAAYGFVGAGGALASATADRWLSAAAVAAAADPGAGGAAVSEEAARAAAETVSVAVLPSERAEGADGGVNAFTFYLQWSIYTTVASVVACTAVLFSTFNRTDVRRRDLASPETYASYTLQVAGAALAVTLACWGVATAVGLAFFGADAAAMGPAGLAATLGASLVFCLVPLAVSFLAGQFGCGLGGANAIGNLLGMAMSFLGGAWISLSLLAPEVQAVARFTPGWWYTDALARARDVAGSAGTDAALEAIAVDLAVVLLFAVALFLVALVVGKLREQTAEAGGNGAVEGA from the coding sequence GTGAGAGTCTTTAGGTACGCACTGACCATGGCCGTCAGGAAGCCGCTGTTCTTCCTCATCTACGCCGTGGGACTGTCGTTCATGGGTGTGGCCATGGCCCTGGCGGTCGCGTCCTCGCAGCCCGCGGACACCGCCGCGGCCGTGGCCCGGCCCCAGGTGGACTGGGCCGTCGTGGACCGCGACGGCAGCGAGCTGTCCCGCGGCCTCGTCGAGGGCCTGGCCGGCCTAGGCACCCGCGAGGACGTGGCCGACAACCGGCTCGCCATGGAGGAGGCCGTGGCCCAGGGGCAGGTGGACTGCCTGTTCATCGTCCCCCCGGGCTTCGGCGACGACTTCCTCGCCGCCGCCCGGGCGGGCCGGGAGACGCCGTCCGTGGAGGCCGCCTACGGATTCGTGGGGGCCGGCGGCGCCCTGGCCTCCGCCACCGCCGATCGGTGGCTCTCCGCGGCGGCCGTGGCCGCGGCCGCCGACCCCGGGGCCGGCGGCGCGGCCGTCTCCGAGGAGGCCGCCAGGGCCGCAGCCGAGACCGTGTCCGTGGCGGTGCTCCCCTCCGAGCGGGCCGAGGGTGCCGACGGGGGCGTCAACGCCTTCACGTTCTACCTGCAGTGGTCCATCTACACCACCGTCGCGTCGGTCGTCGCGTGCACCGCTGTGCTCTTCTCGACGTTCAACCGCACCGACGTGCGCCGCCGCGACCTCGCGTCGCCCGAGACCTACGCCTCCTACACCCTCCAGGTGGCGGGCGCGGCCCTGGCGGTCACGCTGGCGTGCTGGGGCGTCGCCACCGCGGTGGGCCTGGCGTTCTTCGGGGCCGACGCCGCGGCCATGGGGCCCGCGGGCCTCGCCGCCACCCTGGGCGCCTCGCTGGTCTTCTGCCTGGTCCCGCTGGCCGTGTCGTTTCTCGCGGGACAGTTCGGCTGCGGGCTCGGCGGCGCCAACGCCATCGGCAACCTCCTCGGCATGGCGATGTCGTTCCTGGGCGGCGCGTGGATCTCGCTCAGCCTCCTGGCCCCCGAGGTCCAGGCCGTGGCGCGCTTCACACCCGGCTGGTGGTACACCGACGCCCTCGCCCGGGCCCGCGACGTCGCCGGGTCGGCCGGCACCGACGCCGCCCTCGAGGCCATCGCGGTCGACCTCGCCGTGGTGCTGCTCTTTGCCGTCGCGCTCTTCCTCGTGGCCCTCGTGGTGGGAAAGCTGCGCGAGCAGACCGCCGAGGCCGGCGGCAACGGGGCCGTCGAGGGGGCGTAG